The following proteins are encoded in a genomic region of Mycolicibacterium rutilum:
- a CDS encoding alpha/beta fold hydrolase yields the protein MSSAKIDGIETRYAVEGSGPPLLMFSPGGFGASMDAWEKLGLYRRTRMLSQLQERFQCITFDKREAGESGGRVERVSWSDYVRQGVGLLDHLGLGRVHVMGACVGCSIAACTASTHRERVAGMVLYSPAGGVRYRRKQLERFRTHLAYAAEHGLAGVADLAATTDGDFSSDARLGPWVSVLRSDPDFAAEYRDLGSPQYQITVAAMGALLFDRDTVPGPEPDDLLVSDVPALIVPGEDASHVPSAARYLQECLPVNEYWDVSVAAQTAETAPARVMDFLESVAL from the coding sequence ATGTCTTCGGCGAAGATCGATGGCATTGAAACCCGTTACGCGGTAGAGGGTTCGGGTCCGCCGCTACTGATGTTCTCGCCTGGCGGCTTCGGCGCCTCCATGGACGCGTGGGAGAAGCTCGGTCTCTATCGTCGGACGCGGATGCTGTCACAGTTGCAAGAGCGGTTCCAATGCATCACGTTCGACAAGCGTGAGGCCGGCGAGTCTGGCGGGCGGGTCGAGCGCGTCTCATGGTCTGATTACGTGAGACAGGGTGTCGGCCTGTTGGACCACCTCGGGCTGGGCCGAGTGCACGTCATGGGTGCCTGCGTTGGTTGTTCGATCGCGGCGTGCACGGCGAGCACTCATCGCGAGCGCGTTGCGGGGATGGTGCTGTATTCGCCGGCCGGCGGCGTACGGTACCGACGAAAGCAGCTCGAACGGTTCCGCACCCACCTTGCGTATGCCGCGGAGCACGGGCTGGCCGGTGTTGCCGACCTTGCGGCCACGACCGACGGCGACTTTTCCTCAGACGCCAGACTGGGCCCGTGGGTCAGCGTTTTGCGCTCCGATCCTGATTTCGCCGCGGAGTACCGTGATCTCGGCAGCCCCCAGTACCAGATCACAGTCGCGGCGATGGGCGCTCTGTTGTTCGACCGCGACACCGTGCCTGGCCCTGAACCCGATGACCTACTGGTGTCGGACGTGCCCGCGCTCATCGTGCCGGGTGAAGATGCATCGCATGTGCCGTCGGCCGCGCGTTATCTACAGGAGTGTCTTCCCGTCAACGAGTATTGGGACGTTTCGGTCGCGGCCCAGACCGCCGAAACTGCACCGGCGCGGGTGATGGATTTCCTGGAGTCAGTCGCCCTTTGA
- a CDS encoding ATP-binding protein encodes MGTDWPFTGRAEVLERMVDGLTGADECRGFILAGEPGVGKSRLVREVLGAVSQRCEPRSVVATRSAGALPLGAFSEWVHGTSANPTVLLRSVIENVTVSRNGRPVIVAVDDAHLLDELSALVVHQLVHRRSARVLLTVRSRQPAPETITALWKDCYLERIELSPLSREESAHLLTRALEGPMEPASAQRLWDLTRGNVLFLRHLVAQEMAQAKLSRKNGTWSWAAEAVGFSQLGELVTAQMGALSGVLTDVVDVLTVAGPLDCDVLTTVVGVSAVDEAQARGLIAIEQEGDRAVVRLAHPLYGEVRRPKTCGGRARALRGRVMSALAAVPVRDRHDLIHRAMLLLESDLPPDPTLFTEAAGTAMALLNPVLAEQLAGAARQSSDSYEATYLHAFALHLIGQAPEAERILANAPDRHYTARERAVLAMFRAANLFWVLGLTDRAVQVLDEAQRRIPAEAHAVLHAYRALTRAATGPAPEAIDGAQKVLSGRVCDVTAMNANYALVLACGYAGRTHDAVDAAKQGYHLIERSVGAAPMVFGFTEHHIQALLLAGYQCEAATLAERWSNQTIDIPVTSTAYSALFTGHVELAAGRVRAARASLEKALKTFTDIGNVKLGNVLSHCDLLVASALCGDQQATDAAARGLSEEANTFDYLNARVALAQAWAAAASGATTAAVLKCRNAAEIARSRGHLAQEVVCLQTATRFGDVAGAPRLSVLCTRVDGPRVIAAAAHAAALADDDPDGLADASRQFERMGDLLAAADVAAQAANAYRRRSHRGSALSASARADMLVAACGGAQTPALCELHSDLLTTRQREILASRNRLLVDVDWVSTSRMWVHNSRLKGTASSSSDTDVFPTSARDKTDFAKANLKDATLRPRSTTLRKSVAEPIWTTVVNLDASYTTCRALPVKMHECRRARGRTGTASTRRSSNSWILPSRCSRSTATTYFRLDQMMGRAVRSPNGSSNHSSVRSQSGSTNLSAS; translated from the coding sequence GTGGGGACCGACTGGCCGTTCACCGGGCGAGCCGAGGTACTCGAGCGGATGGTCGACGGATTGACCGGCGCCGACGAGTGCCGCGGCTTCATATTGGCTGGCGAGCCCGGGGTCGGCAAGAGTCGTCTGGTGCGCGAGGTTCTCGGGGCGGTTTCTCAGCGGTGTGAGCCGCGTTCGGTCGTCGCCACCCGGTCCGCGGGCGCCCTGCCGCTCGGCGCGTTCTCGGAATGGGTGCACGGCACGAGCGCGAATCCGACCGTCCTGCTGCGCAGTGTGATCGAGAACGTGACCGTGAGCAGGAACGGGCGTCCGGTGATCGTGGCCGTCGACGACGCTCACCTGCTCGACGAGCTGTCGGCCTTGGTTGTGCACCAACTCGTCCACCGCCGATCGGCGAGAGTCCTGTTGACGGTGCGCAGCCGCCAACCGGCGCCGGAAACGATCACCGCGCTGTGGAAGGACTGCTATCTGGAGCGCATCGAGTTGTCGCCGCTGTCTCGGGAAGAGTCCGCGCACTTGCTCACCCGAGCGCTGGAGGGGCCGATGGAACCCGCCAGCGCGCAACGTCTGTGGGATCTGACCCGCGGCAACGTGTTGTTTCTGCGTCACCTCGTCGCCCAGGAAATGGCGCAGGCGAAGTTGTCGAGGAAGAACGGGACGTGGTCGTGGGCCGCTGAGGCGGTGGGGTTCTCCCAGCTGGGTGAATTGGTCACGGCACAGATGGGCGCACTGTCCGGGGTGCTGACAGATGTCGTCGACGTACTGACGGTGGCCGGCCCGCTGGATTGTGATGTGCTCACCACCGTGGTCGGGGTGTCAGCGGTCGACGAGGCCCAGGCGCGCGGTCTCATCGCGATCGAGCAAGAGGGCGACCGTGCTGTCGTGCGACTGGCTCACCCGTTGTACGGCGAAGTTCGGCGCCCGAAGACGTGCGGCGGGCGGGCCCGCGCGCTGCGCGGCCGGGTCATGTCGGCCCTCGCCGCCGTTCCGGTGCGTGACCGGCACGACCTGATCCACCGTGCCATGCTGCTGTTGGAATCTGATCTGCCGCCCGACCCGACGCTGTTCACCGAAGCAGCAGGCACCGCGATGGCACTGCTGAATCCCGTTCTCGCAGAGCAGCTTGCAGGGGCGGCGCGTCAATCCTCTGACTCGTACGAGGCCACCTACCTACATGCGTTCGCGTTGCATCTGATCGGGCAGGCGCCCGAAGCCGAGCGGATCCTCGCGAACGCACCCGACCGGCATTACACCGCGCGCGAACGCGCCGTTCTCGCCATGTTTCGGGCGGCGAACCTGTTCTGGGTGTTGGGTCTGACCGACCGTGCGGTACAGGTCCTCGACGAAGCGCAGCGTCGCATCCCGGCCGAAGCCCACGCCGTTCTGCACGCCTATCGCGCCCTGACCCGTGCCGCGACCGGACCCGCGCCGGAGGCGATCGACGGCGCGCAGAAGGTGCTGAGCGGACGCGTCTGTGACGTCACCGCCATGAACGCGAACTACGCCCTCGTCCTTGCGTGCGGGTACGCGGGCCGCACACACGACGCGGTCGACGCCGCCAAGCAGGGCTATCACCTGATCGAGCGGTCAGTCGGGGCCGCGCCGATGGTCTTCGGATTCACCGAGCACCATATCCAGGCGCTCCTGCTGGCGGGATACCAGTGCGAAGCCGCCACACTCGCCGAGAGGTGGTCGAATCAGACGATCGACATCCCGGTGACATCCACGGCGTACAGCGCGTTGTTCACCGGCCATGTCGAACTCGCCGCCGGGCGGGTGCGGGCCGCGCGGGCGTCGCTCGAGAAGGCCCTGAAAACCTTCACCGACATCGGGAATGTGAAGCTGGGAAATGTCCTGTCGCACTGCGACCTTCTGGTGGCCTCGGCGCTGTGCGGTGATCAGCAGGCTACTGATGCGGCAGCGCGCGGGCTGAGCGAGGAAGCCAACACTTTCGACTACCTCAACGCGCGGGTAGCGCTGGCGCAGGCATGGGCGGCGGCGGCCTCGGGAGCGACCACCGCCGCCGTCTTGAAGTGTCGCAATGCAGCCGAGATAGCGAGAAGCCGGGGACATCTCGCACAGGAGGTGGTGTGCCTGCAGACGGCGACGCGGTTCGGGGATGTTGCCGGCGCGCCGCGGCTGTCCGTGCTGTGCACGCGCGTCGACGGCCCCCGTGTGATCGCCGCGGCCGCACATGCCGCGGCGCTGGCCGACGATGATCCGGACGGCCTGGCCGACGCGTCGCGCCAATTCGAGCGGATGGGCGATCTTCTGGCCGCCGCGGACGTCGCGGCCCAGGCGGCCAACGCCTACCGGCGACGGAGTCACCGGGGATCGGCGCTCAGCGCGTCGGCGCGCGCCGACATGCTCGTTGCGGCGTGCGGCGGTGCGCAGACACCCGCGCTGTGCGAGCTGCACTCAGACCTGCTGACCACCCGCCAGCGAGAAATCCTGGCATCGAGGAACCGGCTGCTGGTCGACGTGGACTGGGTGTCCACCTCACGGATGTGGGTGCACAACTCACGGCTGAAGGGCACCGCCAGTTCTTCAAGCGACACTGACGTCTTCCCCACCTCGGCCAGGGACAAGACCGACTTCGCCAAAGCGAATTTGAAGGACGCCACGTTGCGCCCTCGTAGCACGACGCTACGGAAGTCGGTTGCGGAGCCCATCTGGACGACGGTAGTCAACCTCGACGCGTCGTACACGACATGTCGAGCGCTTCCTGTGAAGATGCATGAGTGCCGAAGAGCAAGAGGCCGAACAGGTACAGCGTCTACCCGCCGGTCGTCGAACAGTTGGATCTTGCCCAGTCGATGCTCAAGGTCAACCGCAACGACCTACTTCCGCCTCGACCAGATGATGGGGCGGGCGGTCAGGTCGCCGAACGGTTCGTCGAATCACTCAAGCGTTCGCTCGCAGTCGGGGAGTACGAACCTGAGCGCGTCGTGA
- a CDS encoding substrate-binding domain-containing protein, giving the protein MLTTLTRSQGANQALKEGLVFPAGFQLQFQELPSLVKGFRRMVRHLEFDVSEMALTTYLTAREHGVAFTALPIFLVRGFHHGAILYNRHSTIRHPKDLEGRRVGVNRGYTVTTGVWARGILASEYDVDLDRVTWLLSGDEHVESYVPPPNVVSVGPGADLADMLIAGEIDAVIGVDVDHPDVAPLIPDPRGAAISALRDRAFYPINHVIVLKDEVLQRYPDAAAAVYTAFSEAKERYVAQLASGQVANSADRMYAEVMKTTGADPLPYGVELNRPIIEQLVKFALGQHILTRQIKVDDVFV; this is encoded by the coding sequence GTGCTGACCACGCTGACGCGCTCTCAAGGAGCCAACCAGGCACTCAAGGAGGGCTTGGTATTTCCTGCAGGTTTTCAGCTGCAGTTCCAGGAACTACCCTCGTTGGTCAAGGGGTTCCGCCGAATGGTTCGCCACCTGGAGTTCGACGTCAGCGAGATGGCGCTTACGACGTACCTGACGGCACGCGAACACGGTGTCGCCTTCACCGCCTTACCGATCTTCCTCGTGCGGGGGTTCCACCACGGGGCCATCCTGTACAACCGCCACTCGACGATCCGGCACCCGAAGGACCTCGAAGGTCGGCGGGTCGGGGTCAATCGGGGGTACACCGTTACCACCGGTGTGTGGGCCCGCGGCATTCTCGCCTCCGAATACGACGTCGACCTCGATCGCGTGACGTGGCTGTTATCGGGCGACGAACACGTGGAGTCGTACGTCCCACCGCCCAACGTGGTCTCCGTCGGCCCCGGCGCAGACCTGGCCGATATGTTGATCGCAGGCGAAATCGACGCGGTCATCGGGGTCGACGTCGACCATCCTGATGTGGCACCGTTGATCCCCGACCCCCGCGGGGCCGCAATCAGCGCGTTGCGTGATCGTGCGTTCTACCCCATCAACCACGTCATCGTCCTCAAGGACGAAGTGCTGCAGCGCTACCCGGACGCGGCGGCTGCGGTATACACCGCTTTCAGCGAAGCCAAGGAGCGCTATGTCGCTCAGCTCGCCAGCGGACAGGTGGCCAACTCAGCCGATCGGATGTACGCAGAAGTGATGAAGACGACGGGCGCGGACCCGCTGCCCTATGGTGTCGAGCTCAACCGGCCGATAATCGAGCAATTAGTGAAGTTCGCACTGGGGCAACACATATTGACCCGACAGATCAAGGTCGACGACGTCTTCGTCTAA
- a CDS encoding SDR family NAD(P)-dependent oxidoreductase, with protein sequence MADRDPFGIAGNVIVVTGGASGIGDEVVADLVDAGANVVVADLAPPAGRPTVIYHRVDVTDEDPLADLVKNTVERYGKVDGLVNCAAMYKALGAKKTLEELTIQEWDDVLRINVRGTWQAMKAILPAVPPQGGRIVNVSSTTARTGTLGFPHYIASKAAVEGLTRAAARELGARGITVNAVAPGLVDDEATNELNDPDYVAQAVNRRSIKRTLLPADVASVVRFLCSGGSGFITGQVLIVDGGGVFV encoded by the coding sequence GTGGCTGACCGGGACCCGTTCGGCATCGCCGGCAACGTCATCGTGGTAACCGGCGGCGCCAGTGGCATAGGCGATGAGGTGGTTGCGGATCTGGTGGACGCTGGCGCCAACGTGGTGGTGGCCGACCTCGCGCCACCGGCCGGCCGGCCGACGGTGATCTATCACCGTGTCGACGTCACCGACGAAGACCCGCTGGCAGACCTGGTCAAAAACACCGTAGAGCGCTACGGCAAAGTAGACGGCTTGGTCAATTGCGCTGCGATGTATAAGGCGCTTGGCGCCAAGAAGACCTTGGAAGAGTTGACCATCCAAGAATGGGACGACGTCCTACGCATCAATGTGCGGGGTACGTGGCAAGCGATGAAAGCGATTCTGCCGGCGGTGCCACCGCAGGGCGGTCGCATTGTGAACGTGTCCTCGACAACGGCGCGAACGGGAACGCTCGGTTTTCCGCACTACATCGCCTCTAAGGCTGCGGTCGAGGGTCTCACCCGCGCGGCGGCCCGAGAGTTGGGCGCGCGCGGAATCACCGTCAACGCAGTCGCCCCGGGGCTCGTGGATGACGAGGCGACAAACGAACTCAACGATCCCGACTACGTCGCGCAGGCGGTCAATCGCCGGTCGATCAAGCGGACGCTCCTACCCGCGGATGTCGCGTCCGTGGTGCGATTTCTGTGCAGCGGCGGCAGCGGGTTTATCACCGGTCAAGTCCTAATCGTCGATGGCGGGGGAGTCTTTGTGTGA
- a CDS encoding 2Fe-2S iron-sulfur cluster-binding protein: MPKIVFIALDGAHRVVDVDPGESVMAAAVRNGVPGIVGECGGNCSCATCHVYVDGEFAAEVGGPEEMEDELLELGAAAERRETSRLSCQITMIESLDGLIVHIPEE; this comes from the coding sequence ATGCCGAAAATTGTCTTCATCGCTCTTGACGGCGCGCACCGCGTGGTGGATGTGGATCCCGGCGAGTCGGTCATGGCGGCCGCGGTACGCAATGGCGTCCCCGGCATCGTGGGCGAGTGCGGCGGAAACTGCAGCTGCGCCACCTGCCACGTCTATGTCGATGGTGAATTCGCTGCCGAAGTCGGTGGGCCTGAGGAAATGGAAGATGAATTGCTCGAACTCGGTGCTGCCGCTGAGCGGCGTGAGACCAGCCGATTGTCTTGTCAGATCACGATGATCGAGTCGCTCGACGGCCTGATCGTTCACATCCCCGAGGAGTAG
- a CDS encoding 3-methyl-2-oxobutanoate hydroxymethyltransferase, producing the protein MGTKVKLTDLLDMKLRGQKIVGVVAWDYQMARIVDRAGVDLVSVGDTVGINLWGQPNPLEITMDQMVVVCQAVRRGVQRALLSCDFPFGPLQDGRKSAVRAAIRLAKQAGIDMVKLDGASDHLDAVTAVTRAGIPVFAQFGITPQTSLKYGVTYSATPSAEDAVPDELLDEMVREARRLADAGAVLLNFTNSGPVVGAAVAEAVPIPVLGGFGGGPWLDGRIRMATAAIGYSADGLDSPPDTYANVARIAFDAITAYADDVRATRQIKGGPRR; encoded by the coding sequence GTGGGCACGAAGGTGAAACTCACTGACCTGCTGGACATGAAACTGCGTGGGCAGAAGATCGTCGGTGTCGTGGCGTGGGACTACCAGATGGCACGGATAGTCGATCGTGCCGGCGTCGACTTGGTGTCGGTGGGTGACACCGTGGGAATCAACCTGTGGGGTCAGCCGAATCCGCTTGAAATAACCATGGATCAGATGGTCGTGGTGTGTCAGGCAGTGCGCCGAGGTGTTCAGCGCGCCCTACTGTCCTGCGATTTCCCGTTTGGTCCGCTGCAGGATGGGCGAAAGAGTGCGGTGCGGGCCGCAATTCGCCTCGCCAAGCAAGCCGGCATCGACATGGTGAAACTCGACGGGGCATCCGACCACCTAGATGCCGTGACCGCGGTGACGCGTGCAGGGATTCCCGTGTTCGCTCAGTTCGGGATCACCCCGCAGACTTCCCTCAAATACGGTGTCACGTATAGCGCCACGCCGAGCGCCGAGGATGCGGTTCCAGACGAACTTCTCGATGAGATGGTGCGCGAGGCCCGTCGTCTCGCTGATGCGGGCGCGGTGTTGCTGAACTTCACGAATTCGGGACCCGTCGTTGGAGCGGCAGTGGCCGAGGCGGTGCCCATCCCGGTGCTCGGTGGATTCGGTGGCGGCCCGTGGCTGGATGGCCGGATCCGGATGGCCACGGCTGCCATCGGTTACAGCGCCGATGGTCTCGACAGCCCACCGGACACCTATGCCAACGTCGCCCGGATCGCTTTCGACGCCATCACGGCGTATGCAGATGACGTGCGGGCTACTCGCCAGATCAAGGGAGGTCCTCGACGTTGA
- a CDS encoding histidine phosphatase family protein: protein MTRVLLLMRHGGSAANTVGAFEGWLDCPLTARGRTQAVDAGRLIRDTGPTPTASICRCSTGRSRPRESVQLPQTQTQTQTQTQRNRTLDEPGDSTDVTMALCRAGPAGTSRWSSAPDCSREGVVPTTLHRHRSPRMPVT, encoded by the coding sequence ATGACACGGGTTCTGTTGCTGATGAGGCACGGGGGAAGCGCCGCCAACACCGTGGGCGCATTCGAGGGTTGGCTCGACTGCCCATTGACCGCTCGTGGGCGCACACAGGCAGTCGACGCGGGGCGTCTCATCCGCGATACAGGTCCTACACCGACGGCCTCCATATGTCGATGCTCGACAGGGCGATCGAGACCGCGCGAATCAGTGCAGCTGCCGCAGACGCAGACGCAGACGCAGACGCAGACGCAGAGAAATAGAACTCTCGACGAACCTGGCGACTCAACGGACGTCACTATGGCGCTTTGCAGGGCCGGACCCGCCGGGACGTCGAGATGGAGTTCGGCACCGGATTGCTCACGCGAAGGCGTCGTTCCTACGACTTTGCACCGCCACCGATCTCCGCGGATGCCGGTCACATGA
- a CDS encoding FAD-dependent oxidoreductase, protein MSAGTLIVGASQAGMQLALSLRDAGEGGPITLVGDEPYAPLQLPPLSKSYLQGDIRFEQLLFRAQEYLANRDISVLTGELVDWVQLEGEGPSGVALTASGETLSFDKLALTVGASPRRLAVPGANLDGVMYLRTADDAAKLR, encoded by the coding sequence GTGAGCGCAGGGACGTTAATCGTCGGTGCCAGTCAAGCAGGAATGCAGCTGGCACTTTCGCTTCGCGATGCAGGAGAAGGCGGACCAATAACATTGGTTGGTGACGAACCGTACGCGCCTTTACAACTGCCCCCGTTGTCGAAGTCCTACTTGCAGGGCGACATCCGCTTCGAACAGCTGCTATTCCGCGCCCAGGAGTATCTGGCGAACCGCGACATTTCGGTACTCACGGGTGAGCTTGTCGATTGGGTGCAACTCGAGGGGGAGGGGCCGTCAGGAGTCGCGCTCACAGCGTCAGGCGAAACGCTGTCGTTCGACAAGTTGGCGTTGACCGTTGGCGCCAGTCCACGACGACTGGCCGTGCCGGGTGCCAATCTCGACGGGGTGATGTACCTCCGCACAGCGGATGATGCCGCGAAGCTGCGCTAG
- a CDS encoding ferredoxin encodes MIKIHADQERCQGYANCVVAASDVFDLDDAGIVIVLRDEIENSEREHVDESARSCPLAAHRLKQMSAADH; translated from the coding sequence CTGATCAAGATCCATGCAGACCAGGAACGGTGCCAGGGATATGCGAACTGCGTCGTCGCTGCGTCGGATGTGTTTGATTTGGATGATGCTGGGATCGTCATCGTGCTTCGCGACGAGATCGAGAACTCCGAGCGTGAGCATGTCGACGAGTCCGCGCGAAGCTGTCCGCTTGCAGCGCATCGGCTCAAGCAGATGTCCGCGGCCGACCACTAG
- a CDS encoding FadR/GntR family transcriptional regulator produces the protein MAASKSPSATPPMADPMFSRVSPGRASEMIVDQIRVLIREGQLRPGDRLPAERELCEKFGVSRVTVREALRGLEANGMVRIKVGARGGAFVTAPTSKRVGEGIEDLLSLSGLTDKEVTEARQVFEIGIIPLVCERATEQDIDELTEICDRGDAALKEGFYPMELSAEFHTRVAQASHNKAIAMLAESFHGPTLLSMRHVQQSHPEMGIRGIREHRQFVAAIKKRDVDKATSVMRTHIGRTAKHVSKGD, from the coding sequence ATGGCTGCATCCAAGAGTCCCTCGGCGACCCCACCGATGGCTGATCCTATGTTCAGCCGGGTCAGCCCGGGCCGGGCCTCGGAGATGATCGTCGATCAGATTCGTGTGTTGATTCGGGAAGGTCAGCTGCGGCCCGGCGACCGCCTGCCTGCCGAACGTGAACTCTGTGAGAAGTTTGGGGTGAGCCGGGTTACGGTGCGCGAGGCACTGCGTGGCCTGGAGGCGAATGGCATGGTGCGCATCAAGGTCGGCGCCCGCGGCGGCGCGTTCGTGACGGCGCCGACGAGCAAACGTGTCGGTGAAGGTATCGAGGATCTGCTCAGCTTATCGGGCCTGACCGACAAGGAGGTGACCGAAGCGCGGCAAGTCTTCGAGATCGGAATAATCCCGCTCGTGTGCGAGCGTGCGACAGAACAGGACATCGACGAACTGACAGAGATTTGCGACCGGGGCGACGCGGCTTTGAAAGAAGGTTTCTATCCGATGGAACTGTCGGCGGAGTTCCATACACGCGTCGCGCAGGCCAGCCATAACAAGGCAATCGCGATGCTGGCCGAATCTTTTCACGGACCCACCTTGCTCTCGATGCGCCACGTCCAGCAGTCACACCCGGAGATGGGTATCCGAGGCATCCGAGAGCACCGCCAGTTTGTGGCGGCGATCAAGAAGCGCGATGTCGACAAAGCGACGTCCGTGATGCGTACCCATATCGGCCGAACGGCAAAGCACGTCTCAAAGGGCGACTGA
- a CDS encoding oxidoreductase C-terminal domain-containing protein, producing MPWFWSDQFDLKLQIAGLWTGHDYYVVRGVPERESFSVLYYRDDDLMAVASVNAPSDYMVVRKALTQESTIRAEDARDVSVSLRELIRPLPGNVRRRRRRP from the coding sequence GTGCCGTGGTTCTGGTCCGATCAGTTCGATCTCAAGCTTCAGATCGCCGGCCTGTGGACGGGGCACGACTACTATGTGGTTCGCGGCGTTCCTGAACGCGAGTCATTCTCCGTGCTCTATTACCGTGACGACGATTTGATGGCGGTCGCCTCCGTCAACGCGCCGAGTGACTACATGGTGGTACGTAAGGCGCTCACCCAAGAATCCACAATCCGGGCAGAGGATGCTCGCGATGTCTCGGTTTCGCTCCGCGAACTGATCCGCCCCTTACCCGGGAATGTTAGACGAAGACGTCGTCGACCTTGA
- a CDS encoding aromatic ring-hydroxylating dioxygenase subunit alpha: MGELFRQYWIPALLAEELPEDDCPPVRVKLLSERMIAFRDSNGNFGLIDEFCAHRGASLWFGRNEEGGLRCPYHGWKYDVTGQAVEVPSEPEGSTFCARVKLASYPLIKIGDVLWTYMGDSANQPPLPEFEFALVPADQTFTSKRWQECNWLQAFEGGIDSSHVSFLHSGGLKSDPLFKGSKGNEYNMADLKPFFEIADSEGGLFVGARRNADADNYYWRITPWVMPCFTMVPPRGDHPVHGHFWIPIDDENCWAYSFDYHPVRPLTSQEVQAMKDGHGVHSANIPGTYRPQANKDNDYLMDRAAQERGDTYSGVRGIAIQDSSLQESMGPIVDRTKERLVSADSGIIKARQKLKRAAEALRDKGVTPPGVDPEHHRVRSAAVVLSRDASFSEACREDLKVREGVRQTSV, encoded by the coding sequence ATGGGTGAGTTGTTCCGCCAGTACTGGATTCCAGCCTTGCTTGCCGAGGAACTGCCGGAGGACGATTGCCCGCCGGTACGCGTAAAGCTGCTGAGCGAGCGAATGATCGCTTTCCGAGACAGCAATGGCAACTTTGGTTTGATCGATGAGTTCTGCGCGCACCGCGGGGCATCACTGTGGTTTGGCCGCAACGAAGAGGGTGGTCTGCGATGCCCCTACCATGGCTGGAAGTACGACGTCACGGGACAAGCCGTCGAGGTGCCGTCCGAGCCTGAGGGGTCCACGTTCTGCGCGCGCGTCAAACTTGCGTCCTACCCGCTGATCAAGATTGGGGACGTGCTGTGGACCTACATGGGCGACTCCGCGAACCAGCCGCCGTTGCCGGAATTCGAATTTGCTCTCGTGCCGGCCGATCAGACCTTCACGTCCAAACGATGGCAGGAATGCAACTGGCTACAAGCCTTCGAGGGCGGCATCGATTCCAGCCATGTGTCGTTCCTGCATTCCGGCGGGTTGAAGTCCGACCCGCTGTTCAAGGGCAGCAAGGGTAACGAGTACAACATGGCGGACCTCAAGCCGTTCTTCGAGATCGCGGACTCCGAGGGCGGATTGTTCGTTGGCGCCCGCCGCAACGCAGACGCCGACAATTACTACTGGCGTATCACGCCCTGGGTGATGCCGTGCTTCACGATGGTGCCGCCACGAGGGGATCATCCCGTCCACGGCCACTTCTGGATTCCCATCGACGATGAGAACTGTTGGGCGTACTCGTTTGACTACCACCCTGTGAGACCCTTGACTTCGCAGGAGGTTCAGGCGATGAAGGACGGGCACGGGGTACACAGTGCGAACATCCCTGGGACGTACCGCCCGCAGGCGAACAAGGACAACGACTATCTTATGGATCGTGCGGCGCAGGAGCGCGGCGACACATACTCGGGCGTGCGGGGCATCGCAATCCAGGACTCGTCGCTGCAGGAGAGTATGGGGCCGATCGTCGATCGGACCAAGGAGCGGTTGGTGTCCGCCGACAGCGGCATCATCAAGGCGCGGCAGAAGTTGAAGCGGGCTGCTGAAGCATTGCGCGACAAAGGTGTGACTCCTCCAGGTGTTGACCCTGAACATCATCGTGTTCGGTCTGCCGCCGTCGTACTCTCGCGTGACGCATCGTTCAGCGAGGCGTGCCGAGAAGATCTCAAGGTGCGCGAAGGCGTGCGGCAGACATCGGTATGA
- a CDS encoding 3-methyl-2-oxobutanoate hydroxymethyltransferase — MRYRISRPIAGREGARVIALDGGARAIIERLSPQPWGHSRYLSVAEHKGNAGERDSVSLLDIDGAVSSLAEEFAEADVVVMVATTDADAAAASIIGAVSTSRAITTAGVVVGEGAAASQTVAVLRPHARVLVVSGHEEDISDLLTALRA, encoded by the coding sequence ATGCGATACCGGATCAGCCGTCCGATCGCCGGACGGGAGGGCGCGCGCGTCATTGCGCTCGACGGCGGTGCACGGGCTATCATCGAGCGGCTTTCACCTCAGCCGTGGGGACATTCACGCTACCTGTCGGTAGCCGAACATAAAGGGAATGCGGGGGAGCGGGATTCGGTTTCGCTGCTCGACATCGACGGTGCCGTCTCCAGTCTTGCGGAGGAATTCGCCGAAGCCGATGTGGTCGTCATGGTCGCTACCACCGATGCGGATGCCGCTGCAGCAAGCATCATCGGTGCGGTGAGCACGAGTCGCGCCATCACGACCGCCGGTGTCGTCGTCGGGGAAGGCGCCGCGGCGAGTCAGACGGTGGCCGTGCTGCGGCCTCATGCGCGCGTACTCGTCGTCAGCGGTCACGAAGAGGACATCTCGGATCTGCTCACAGCGTTGCGAGCCTGA